Proteins encoded by one window of Moorella humiferrea:
- the fliE gene encoding flagellar hook-basal body complex protein FliE: MLLAPTSLLTPAPLQEIGRSTAQQNTAAPAESFGALLKEKLNEISALQQQADVLTQEYLAGRVEDVHEVMLALEQANLSLQLAVQVRNKVVEAYQEISRMQF; the protein is encoded by the coding sequence ATGCTCCTTGCACCCACATCCCTTTTAACACCGGCGCCGCTGCAGGAGATAGGGCGCAGTACGGCGCAACAAAATACGGCAGCGCCGGCAGAGAGCTTCGGCGCACTCCTCAAAGAAAAGCTGAACGAAATAAGCGCCCTGCAGCAGCAGGCCGATGTCCTCACCCAGGAGTACCTGGCCGGCCGTGTGGAAGACGTGCACGAGGTCATGCTGGCTCTGGAACAGGCCAATCTCTCCCTGCAACTGGCCGTTCAGGTGCGCAATAAGGTCGTGGAGGCCTACCAGGAAATTTCCCGCATGCAGTTCTAA